Proteins co-encoded in one Rhodopirellula bahusiensis genomic window:
- a CDS encoding ABC transporter permease translates to MSRLKDFLKQIAPHVGLVAVLLVLVAVFSMLSNNFFQMSTLVSIANQVPDLTFLVVGMTLVLIIGGIDLSVGSLLAVSSAVLGVLMANYDWSIWAALPVAVLVASIGGGLNGAISIGFGIPSFIVTLGMLEIARGATKVVTDSQSIYIGSRIEWFGQPLPGAFVSPAFMTAIGTVILGQLFLTRTVWGRYCIAIGTNSEAVRMSGIRSAPLCIAIFAISGMMCGLAGLAQTSRLSTADPNAAIGIELAAIAACVIGGTSLMGGRGNVVRSFIGVLIIQVLQTGLAQVGVSDASKQIITGVVIVVAVLIDALRTRWGKT, encoded by the coding sequence ATGAGTCGCCTGAAAGACTTCCTCAAGCAGATTGCACCGCATGTGGGATTGGTGGCAGTGTTGTTGGTGCTGGTCGCGGTTTTTTCGATGCTCAGCAACAACTTCTTTCAAATGTCGACCCTGGTTTCGATCGCGAATCAGGTGCCCGACCTGACGTTCTTGGTCGTCGGGATGACTTTGGTGCTGATTATCGGTGGAATTGACTTGTCGGTCGGGTCGCTGTTGGCGGTTTCATCGGCGGTGCTGGGTGTCTTGATGGCCAATTACGATTGGTCGATCTGGGCGGCTCTTCCGGTTGCAGTGTTGGTTGCATCGATCGGCGGAGGATTGAACGGAGCGATTTCGATTGGCTTTGGCATTCCATCGTTCATCGTCACGCTTGGAATGCTCGAGATTGCTCGCGGAGCAACCAAGGTGGTGACGGACTCGCAATCGATTTACATAGGCAGTCGGATTGAATGGTTTGGCCAACCATTGCCCGGAGCGTTTGTTTCGCCGGCGTTCATGACCGCGATCGGAACTGTCATTCTGGGGCAGCTTTTTTTGACTCGCACGGTTTGGGGGCGGTACTGCATCGCGATCGGTACCAATTCTGAAGCGGTTCGGATGTCAGGGATTCGATCGGCACCGTTGTGCATCGCGATTTTCGCGATCAGCGGCATGATGTGCGGCTTGGCGGGGTTGGCTCAAACTTCCCGGTTGTCGACCGCGGACCCGAATGCGGCGATCGGGATTGAATTGGCGGCGATTGCGGCCTGCGTGATCGGAGGGACCAGTTTGATGGGCGGCCGCGGGAACGTGGTGCGATCCTTCATCGGTGTGTTGATCATTCAGGTCTTGCAGACCGGTTTGGCTCAGGTTGGTGTGTCCGACGCCAGCAAACAAATCATCACCGGTGTGGTGATCGTGGTTGCTGTGTTGATCGACGCGCTGAGGACGCGGTGGGGCAAGACATAG
- a CDS encoding sugar ABC transporter ATP-binding protein, whose amino-acid sequence MTVALSVHGLTKRYGKVTVLDDVSIDFHAGHLHALLGANGAGKSTLCKIISGLVSASAGQMSLGGGDYQPVSKQDAEACGVQIVQQELNLIETLSVAENLRLASLPNRWGVLRMSELHRSAREILDRFGLPDVDTHTIVGSLGVGKQQMVEIAAALARDARVLILDEPTAALSGSESEELFSHLTRMREQGVAIIYISHRLEEVQQLSDEVSVLRDGRLVTTEPIANINREKMVAWMSSEEEADDDSRQPAASFVSHRREEVGLSVQGISCGMVNNVSFDVRRGERLGIAGLVGSGRTEMLRAIFGADVADSGHVSLSGGEAVRFTHPSQAVEAGFAMVTEDRKQNGLLLTQPIRANTSLAALATKFSAKGWIRQTAEAESASAIHASLETRCQSLEQLVSTLSGGNQQKVAVAKWLTRGAEVYLFDEPSRGIDVAARGKLYELFEELAKQGKTIVIVSSDLEELFETCDAIAVMSAGKMVTTFERENFSEDSILEASFAGQESKSPAGASDDQWKNQEVAP is encoded by the coding sequence ATGACGGTCGCTCTTTCTGTTCACGGGCTGACGAAACGCTACGGCAAGGTCACGGTGCTCGATGACGTCTCGATCGACTTTCATGCCGGGCATCTGCACGCGTTGCTCGGCGCCAATGGTGCTGGGAAGAGCACGTTGTGCAAGATCATCAGCGGTTTGGTCTCGGCATCAGCAGGGCAAATGTCTCTGGGCGGCGGCGACTATCAGCCTGTCAGCAAACAGGATGCGGAGGCCTGTGGAGTTCAAATTGTTCAACAAGAATTAAATTTGATCGAAACGCTGTCGGTCGCCGAGAACCTTCGGCTGGCGTCTCTTCCCAATCGGTGGGGCGTTTTGCGAATGAGCGAGCTGCATCGTTCCGCACGCGAAATATTGGATCGGTTTGGTTTGCCCGATGTCGACACGCACACGATCGTTGGCAGTTTGGGTGTTGGCAAACAACAGATGGTCGAAATTGCGGCGGCGCTGGCCCGTGACGCTCGCGTGTTGATTTTAGATGAGCCAACTGCGGCCCTTTCCGGAAGTGAATCCGAAGAGTTGTTTTCGCATCTCACCCGCATGCGTGAACAAGGCGTCGCGATTATCTACATCTCGCACCGACTCGAAGAAGTTCAGCAGTTGTCCGATGAAGTCAGCGTGCTGCGCGACGGTCGGCTCGTTACCACAGAACCCATCGCAAACATCAATCGTGAAAAGATGGTTGCTTGGATGAGTTCCGAGGAAGAAGCGGACGACGATTCCAGACAGCCAGCGGCCAGCTTTGTCAGTCATCGTCGAGAAGAGGTGGGATTGTCGGTTCAGGGAATCTCATGTGGGATGGTCAACAACGTTTCGTTCGATGTTCGTCGAGGAGAACGTTTGGGAATCGCTGGATTGGTGGGTTCCGGAAGAACGGAAATGCTGCGAGCAATTTTTGGTGCCGACGTGGCTGATTCGGGGCACGTGTCGCTGTCCGGTGGCGAGGCAGTTCGCTTCACCCATCCCAGTCAGGCCGTCGAAGCTGGTTTCGCGATGGTGACCGAAGATCGGAAGCAGAACGGGTTGCTGCTGACTCAGCCGATCCGAGCCAACACCTCGCTGGCCGCGCTTGCCACCAAATTTTCCGCCAAGGGATGGATTCGGCAAACAGCGGAGGCTGAATCAGCCAGTGCGATCCACGCGTCGTTGGAAACTCGATGCCAATCGTTGGAACAACTTGTCAGCACACTCAGCGGCGGCAACCAACAAAAGGTCGCGGTGGCCAAATGGCTGACTCGCGGTGCCGAGGTCTACCTCTTCGATGAACCGTCACGCGGGATCGATGTGGCCGCTCGCGGAAAACTGTACGAACTGTTTGAGGAATTGGCCAAACAAGGCAAGACGATCGTGATTGTGAGCAGTGATTTGGAAGAGTTGTTTGAAACGTGCGATGCGATCGCTGTCATGTCCGCCGGCAAAATGGTGACGACGTTCGAGCGAGAGAACTTCAGCGAGGATTCGATCTTGGAAGCGTCGTTTGCGGGACAGGAGTCGAAGTCGCCCGCTGGAGCATCAGACGATCAATGGAAGAATCAGGAGGTGGCACCATGA
- a CDS encoding sugar ABC transporter substrate-binding protein: MFTATNFATAKRVGCFTALLSLLVSGCTSSSSTSQSKDDGNTKPRVALIMKSLANEFFSTMAKGAESHQAENADQYDLVVNGIKDERDVSRQVALVEEMVASGVDAIVIAPADSKVLVPALRRAIEAGVTVVNIDNRLDAEVLQQENISVPFVGPDNMAGAKTVGNYLAANRKGEKVAILEGIRTSFNAQQRLKGFEAAMKDAGMEIVSSQSADWEMSRANTVASSMLSEHPEISAILAANDSMALGAIAAVKSAGRAGEVQIVGFDNISAIQQAIQDGKVLATADQHGDQLAVFGIEAALKQLGSENSESDSSIEDVETPVDLITSETLVKE; this comes from the coding sequence ATGTTCACTGCAACTAATTTTGCAACCGCCAAACGCGTTGGCTGTTTCACTGCACTCTTGTCACTTTTGGTATCCGGCTGCACGTCATCCAGTTCGACGTCGCAATCAAAGGACGATGGGAACACCAAACCTCGCGTTGCTTTGATCATGAAGTCGTTGGCCAACGAGTTCTTCTCAACAATGGCCAAGGGAGCTGAATCGCATCAGGCCGAGAACGCCGATCAGTACGACTTGGTCGTCAACGGCATCAAGGACGAACGCGATGTCAGCCGGCAAGTCGCATTGGTCGAAGAAATGGTCGCCAGTGGAGTCGACGCGATCGTGATCGCGCCGGCTGATTCAAAGGTCTTGGTGCCTGCGCTACGGCGAGCGATCGAAGCGGGAGTCACAGTCGTTAACATCGACAATCGTTTGGACGCGGAAGTTCTCCAGCAAGAGAACATCTCGGTTCCATTTGTCGGGCCGGACAACATGGCGGGAGCAAAAACGGTGGGAAATTATCTGGCCGCCAATCGTAAAGGAGAGAAGGTTGCGATTTTGGAAGGTATCCGTACGTCGTTCAACGCTCAACAGCGTTTGAAGGGGTTCGAGGCCGCGATGAAAGATGCCGGCATGGAAATTGTGAGCAGCCAATCTGCGGACTGGGAAATGTCTCGAGCCAACACCGTCGCATCGTCGATGCTGAGTGAGCACCCTGAAATTTCAGCGATCTTGGCTGCCAATGATTCGATGGCCCTTGGTGCGATCGCCGCGGTCAAAAGCGCGGGACGTGCCGGCGAAGTTCAGATCGTCGGATTCGACAACATTAGCGCGATCCAACAGGCTATCCAAGACGGCAAGGTCCTGGCCACCGCCGATCAACATGGCGATCAGTTGGCTGTGTTCGGAATCGAAGCGGCGCTGAAGCAACTTGGCAGCGAAAACTCAGAATCGGATTCATCGATCGAAGATGTTGAAACGCCCGTGGATCTGATCACATCCGAGACCCTGGTCAAAGAATGA
- a CDS encoding NTP/NDP exchange transporter, whose protein sequence is MNRLREWRDEFFRPGEIQLLVWSTAWFFCLLGGYYQLRPLREAEAFSRGSDEIPWLFLASFIAMLVASPIYASVANLGRGMRLVSRVYRFFELNLLVFFIAMQASDPNIAAWVGRVYFVWLSVFNLFVVSLMWSVFTDAYRSDQAKRLFGFISAGGTIGGIAGSAFASWLSQQADVSYVLIAGIVALELCQQCGRIFASALRKQNQANDESDNPIEETPALGTTADLPPTDDLASTDDADPPKEKHSMWVGIRAVWNSPYLLGLCLFMLALQACATTVYCEQADFIREANLNKADRFALMSKINLWVLSLTLAVQLLGTAALLRRLGMAIVLGVFPLIYVVGFAGLAFWPSLNWIVGLVVVHRAASYSVFAPGIQVLYTVVDRRTLYQAKGFLDTAVVRGGDVMSAQLFGLLRFSGLSLTAIAAGFLPLAVLTGLLGMRIGRKQAQMQQRGRPAGHD, encoded by the coding sequence GTGAATCGCCTGCGTGAGTGGCGAGACGAATTTTTTCGGCCGGGCGAGATCCAGCTTCTCGTTTGGTCCACCGCATGGTTCTTTTGCCTGCTGGGCGGCTACTACCAACTCCGTCCACTTCGCGAAGCGGAAGCGTTCTCTCGCGGGAGTGATGAGATCCCGTGGCTGTTCCTCGCCAGTTTCATTGCAATGTTGGTCGCGTCGCCGATCTACGCCTCCGTCGCCAATCTTGGTCGCGGCATGCGACTGGTCAGCCGCGTGTATCGGTTCTTTGAACTGAACCTGCTGGTGTTCTTCATCGCGATGCAAGCCAGCGATCCCAACATCGCCGCTTGGGTCGGACGCGTCTACTTCGTGTGGCTGAGCGTCTTCAATCTGTTTGTCGTGTCGTTGATGTGGAGCGTTTTCACAGACGCCTACCGCAGCGACCAAGCCAAACGATTGTTCGGTTTCATCTCAGCTGGCGGGACGATCGGTGGCATCGCGGGATCCGCCTTTGCATCCTGGCTGTCGCAACAAGCCGATGTTTCCTACGTCTTGATCGCGGGCATTGTCGCTTTGGAATTGTGCCAGCAATGCGGCCGAATTTTCGCGAGTGCACTGAGGAAACAAAATCAGGCGAACGATGAATCGGATAATCCGATCGAAGAAACACCCGCACTGGGCACGACCGCAGATCTGCCTCCAACCGACGACTTAGCCTCGACCGATGATGCTGACCCGCCGAAGGAAAAGCACTCGATGTGGGTTGGGATCCGTGCGGTTTGGAATTCGCCGTACCTCCTAGGACTCTGCTTGTTCATGCTGGCACTGCAAGCTTGCGCGACAACCGTCTACTGCGAACAAGCCGACTTCATTCGCGAAGCTAATTTGAACAAGGCCGATCGATTCGCTTTGATGTCCAAGATCAACCTTTGGGTACTGAGCCTCACGCTGGCCGTTCAACTGCTCGGGACCGCTGCATTGCTGCGTCGTCTTGGGATGGCAATCGTCCTGGGCGTGTTTCCGTTGATCTACGTCGTCGGATTCGCCGGGCTGGCGTTTTGGCCCAGCCTGAACTGGATCGTGGGGTTGGTGGTCGTCCACCGCGCAGCAAGTTACTCGGTGTTCGCACCCGGGATTCAGGTTTTGTACACGGTCGTGGATCGCCGAACGCTGTATCAAGCCAAGGGCTTTCTGGACACGGCGGTGGTCCGAGGTGGCGACGTGATGTCGGCTCAACTGTTCGGTTTGCTCCGATTCAGCGGATTGAGTTTGACCGCGATCGCCGCAGGTTTTCTGCCCCTCGCGGTCCTGACTGGGCTGCTGGGGATGCGAATCGGCCGAAAACAGGCACAAATGCAGCAACGCGGGCGACCGGCCGGCCATGATTGA
- the argB gene encoding acetylglutamate kinase → MDQAIAKADALIEAMGWIRRFRGKTTVIKLGGSLLEDREALQHLLLDVIFMETVGLRPVVVHGGGKAITEAMAKAGIEAHFIRGRRVTDEKSLEVVEQVLAGELNVELTEMMERFGGRAVNLSPRTTCVLKGKKLIDPEGDDLGFVGEVTEVDRDVIESLAYTDQVAVIPSLCTDDKGQLYNVNADTAAMAVAQSLGADKLVFLSDVNGVRRDPEDPQTIIPALSADEARQLIADGVIKSGMIPKVEACLETLGRGVQKVHIIDGRLRHSLLLEIFTTDGVGTEIHP, encoded by the coding sequence ATGGACCAAGCGATTGCGAAAGCCGACGCACTCATCGAAGCGATGGGTTGGATCCGCCGATTTCGAGGCAAAACGACCGTCATCAAACTCGGCGGCAGTTTGCTCGAAGACCGGGAAGCACTCCAGCACTTGCTGCTGGATGTGATCTTCATGGAAACAGTCGGCCTGCGTCCGGTCGTGGTGCACGGCGGAGGCAAAGCGATCACCGAGGCGATGGCCAAAGCGGGCATCGAAGCTCACTTCATTCGTGGCCGCCGTGTCACAGATGAGAAGTCGCTAGAAGTTGTCGAGCAAGTTCTCGCAGGAGAACTGAACGTCGAATTGACCGAGATGATGGAACGCTTTGGCGGCCGTGCTGTCAATTTGTCGCCCCGAACGACTTGCGTGCTGAAGGGCAAGAAGCTGATCGATCCCGAAGGCGATGACCTCGGCTTCGTCGGTGAAGTGACCGAAGTCGACCGCGACGTGATCGAAAGTTTGGCTTACACCGACCAAGTCGCCGTGATCCCTTCGTTGTGCACCGACGACAAAGGTCAACTCTACAACGTCAATGCGGACACCGCCGCGATGGCGGTCGCTCAGTCGTTGGGAGCTGATAAACTCGTGTTTCTGTCGGATGTCAACGGCGTGCGTCGCGATCCGGAAGATCCCCAAACAATCATTCCGGCTTTGTCCGCCGACGAAGCTCGCCAGTTGATCGCCGATGGCGTGATCAAGTCCGGCATGATTCCGAAGGTCGAAGCTTGCTTGGAAACGCTGGGTCGCGGCGTCCAGAAAGTTCACATCATCGACGGACGTTTGCGACATTCGTTGCTGCTCGAGATTTTCACGACCGACGGTGTGGGCACGGAGATCCATCCGTGA
- a CDS encoding aminotransferase class III-fold pyridoxal phosphate-dependent enzyme, whose product MNASGSGDGPLGDNWINAIAGRLSPTGANSFRDALHQFADQPKWHGDAALRTTVVAQLRTLTNADASTIADCVPTSTRDQALEHALVAARRHYQSQNAADESAGDAALPPKCLCLVGSDHGRGIVARMASGKPSLRGNEWPLLPGFVHAPADRFVERIDSSTAIALVSPVDFSGVGQPLTAEWWAACRERCDETGTRLIVDHSDFPAAGNGYFFAHEMVAGISADAVILSAGLSGDLPGGLLVLSESLASHLDDTTQSSDLVGHLISSALSTLIETDALAIEADAFAIALAERIATRGCVRDLHACGHTVILELDVESQAWSQQAKTEQLVAHQCSEHSVLFQPPLLITDEQRSILIDRIDAVLAGLEGNQELAQPASDSATNADEAEVPSDIASENDADDAYDPDDEHAPDETDEESDVDEPEAEDAFEEDELDESADDDLEDEDEIDDEDEGGGEDDEDQTEQDETELEINELDEFESNEETEKL is encoded by the coding sequence GTGAACGCGTCCGGCAGCGGCGACGGCCCGCTCGGTGACAACTGGATCAATGCGATCGCGGGACGTCTTTCGCCAACCGGTGCGAATTCGTTCCGAGACGCATTGCACCAATTCGCCGATCAACCGAAATGGCACGGCGACGCTGCGTTGCGGACAACGGTCGTTGCGCAACTGCGAACGCTGACCAACGCGGACGCGTCGACGATAGCGGACTGCGTTCCCACATCGACGCGTGACCAAGCACTGGAACATGCACTTGTCGCGGCACGTCGGCATTATCAATCACAAAATGCAGCGGACGAATCGGCGGGTGACGCTGCTTTGCCGCCGAAGTGTCTTTGCCTCGTTGGCAGCGATCACGGACGCGGAATCGTCGCGAGAATGGCGAGCGGCAAACCATCGTTGCGAGGCAATGAGTGGCCGCTGCTGCCCGGCTTTGTTCACGCTCCTGCCGATCGCTTCGTCGAGCGAATTGATTCATCCACCGCGATTGCTTTGGTGTCGCCGGTCGACTTCAGTGGTGTAGGCCAACCGTTGACCGCGGAATGGTGGGCCGCCTGCCGAGAACGTTGTGACGAAACTGGCACACGGTTGATCGTCGATCACAGTGACTTTCCCGCGGCAGGCAATGGCTACTTTTTCGCACATGAAATGGTCGCTGGAATCTCGGCCGACGCTGTCATCCTATCCGCTGGACTGAGCGGCGATCTCCCGGGCGGTCTATTGGTGCTATCGGAATCACTGGCCTCTCATTTGGATGATACAACTCAGTCCAGTGACTTGGTCGGACACCTGATTTCCTCCGCCCTGTCGACGCTGATCGAAACTGACGCTCTAGCAATAGAAGCAGACGCGTTCGCGATCGCCCTGGCGGAACGTATTGCCACCCGAGGATGCGTTCGCGACCTGCATGCTTGCGGCCACACTGTGATCCTGGAGTTGGACGTCGAGTCACAGGCTTGGAGCCAACAAGCCAAAACGGAACAACTCGTTGCACATCAGTGCAGCGAACATTCCGTGCTCTTTCAGCCTCCTTTGCTGATAACAGACGAACAACGATCGATCTTGATTGACCGAATCGATGCGGTCCTGGCGGGGTTGGAAGGTAATCAGGAATTAGCGCAGCCTGCGTCCGACTCGGCAACCAACGCGGATGAGGCAGAAGTTCCCAGCGACATCGCGTCCGAGAACGATGCCGATGACGCATATGACCCCGATGACGAACATGCCCCCGATGAAACAGACGAAGAATCCGACGTCGACGAACCAGAAGCGGAAGATGCATTCGAAGAGGACGAACTCGACGAATCAGCCGATGACGACTTAGAAGATGAAGACGAGATTGACGACGAGGATGAAGGCGGCGGCGAGGACGACGAAGACCAAACCGAACAAGATGAAACTGAACTGGAAATCAACGAACTGGACGAGTTCGAATCCAACGAGGAAACGGAGAAACTTTGA
- the argF gene encoding ornithine carbamoyltransferase — MRHLLTLFDLTPHELHQILATAQTLKAKLKQGERPAILERYTLALLFEKPSLRTRVSFETGMNHLGGSSLFLGDDVGWGKRESPSDFTRVLGQFVDAVACRAKSHQRVEQLAEYNAVPIINSLTDLCHPCQAIADVLTLLENFGEVKGRHMVFVGDGNNVSRSLALACAMLDIQFTLARPDGYELDQPWLDRITEKFPNAKMNQTADPIAAVQTADAIYTDVWTSMGQEAESIARRAAFKDFQVNEQLLEAAPKTARVLHCLPAVRGEEITDAVMDGPQSDVIEQAGNRMHAQKALMIQLLRPEWITENISV; from the coding sequence ATGCGACACTTGCTCACGCTCTTTGATCTGACCCCGCACGAGTTGCATCAGATTCTGGCAACCGCACAAACACTCAAAGCCAAATTGAAACAGGGCGAACGGCCCGCAATCTTGGAACGCTACACGCTGGCGTTGTTGTTTGAAAAACCAAGTTTGCGAACCCGAGTCAGCTTTGAAACAGGCATGAACCACCTCGGTGGCAGCAGCCTTTTCTTGGGTGACGATGTCGGCTGGGGAAAACGCGAATCACCGTCGGACTTCACACGTGTGCTCGGTCAATTCGTCGATGCGGTAGCGTGTCGTGCGAAATCGCATCAGCGTGTTGAACAACTCGCGGAATACAATGCCGTTCCGATCATCAACAGCCTCACCGATCTTTGCCACCCCTGCCAAGCGATCGCGGATGTGCTGACGCTGCTGGAAAACTTTGGCGAAGTCAAAGGTCGCCATATGGTCTTCGTCGGTGATGGCAACAACGTTTCACGTTCACTCGCACTCGCTTGTGCGATGCTGGATATCCAGTTCACGCTTGCTCGCCCGGACGGCTACGAACTCGACCAACCATGGCTCGATCGTATCACCGAGAAATTTCCCAACGCGAAAATGAATCAAACGGCCGATCCGATCGCCGCGGTCCAAACTGCTGATGCGATCTACACCGACGTGTGGACCAGCATGGGACAGGAAGCGGAGTCGATCGCTCGACGCGCCGCTTTCAAAGATTTCCAAGTCAATGAACAGTTGCTCGAAGCGGCCCCGAAGACCGCTCGCGTACTGCATTGCTTGCCCGCCGTGCGAGGCGAGGAGATCACCGACGCTGTCATGGATGGTCCACAGAGCGACGTGATCGAGCAGGCAGGCAATCGAATGCACGCCCAAAAAGCTCTGATGATTCAGCTTCTGCGCCCCGAATGGATCACAGAAAACATCAGCGTCTGA